Proteins encoded together in one bacterium window:
- the rpsJ gene encoding 30S ribosomal protein S10: MKRSKIRLTLKSYDHQLLDNAVKQIALTVKRTGSRVLGPVPLPNKRRCFTVLRSPHIDKKSREQFELIIHKRILDIVSPAEQTMDALMKLNISAGVDVEIK, encoded by the coding sequence ATGAAAAGATCAAAAATTCGCTTGACATTAAAGTCTTATGATCATCAATTGCTCGATAATGCTGTAAAGCAAATTGCGTTAACAGTAAAGAGAACAGGCTCCCGTGTTTTGGGGCCTGTTCCTCTTCCAAATAAACGCCGTTGTTTTACTGTGTTACGCTCTCCGCATATTGATAAAAAATCACGGGAGCAGTTTGAGCTTATAATCCACAAACGGATATTAGATATTGTATCGCCAGCAGAACAGACAATGGATGCTTTAATGAAGCTTAACATTTCTGCTGGGGTAGATGTAGAGATTAAATAA
- the rpsC gene encoding 30S ribosomal protein S3, translating into MGQKVHPFGFRLGVYEDWKARWFAKKSYGQELMEDVQIRKYLDKKFSSTDVSKIVIEKAVDSIRIVIHASRPGIIIGKKGQGIELVKSDLFKRFKKNVDISVQEVKTPELVAKLVAESIAEQLVKRASYKRLMKKAGFSAIKGGAKGIKICCSGRLGGAEIARTEWLRLGSVPLHTLRSNIDYALAEAHTIYGIIGVKVWICRGEY; encoded by the coding sequence GTGGGACAAAAGGTTCATCCATTTGGTTTCAGATTAGGCGTTTATGAGGATTGGAAAGCTCGTTGGTTTGCTAAAAAATCATATGGCCAAGAACTGATGGAAGATGTTCAAATCAGGAAGTATTTGGACAAAAAATTTAGTAGCACGGATGTTTCTAAAATTGTCATTGAAAAAGCTGTAGATAGCATTAGAATTGTCATTCATGCTTCTCGTCCTGGTATCATTATTGGTAAAAAAGGACAAGGTATTGAATTGGTTAAGTCTGATCTTTTTAAAAGATTTAAGAAGAATGTTGATATATCAGTTCAGGAAGTAAAAACGCCTGAATTGGTAGCAAAACTTGTTGCTGAAAGTATTGCAGAGCAATTGGTGAAACGTGCGAGCTATAAGCGATTAATGAAAAAAGCAGGCTTCTCTGCTATTAAAGGTGGAGCAAAAGGTATAAAAATTTGTTGCTCCGGTAGATTGGGTGGCGCTGAAATAGCTCGTACTGAGTGGTTGCGTCTTGGGTCGGTTCCTCTTCATACGTTGCGTTCAAATATTGATTATGCACTGGCTGAAGCGCATACAATTTATGGCATCATCGGTGTTAAAGTTTGGATTTGCCGTGGTGAATACTAA
- the rplC gene encoding 50S ribosomal protein L3, translating to MTQVFDREGNVVPVTVIDMACWYITQFKTIEKDGYAAVQIGLLKEKHQAKSFSSDWLKNKKQYFSCFKEVALQQPNSEFFVGQEVTFKDAAFEEGVEVAVMGMSKGLGFQGVTKRWNFGRGPSTHGSMFHRRPGSIGNLCKEGEVQKGKKLPGHKGFRQVTVRGLKVVKADQNARCLFVKGAVPGKKDSVIVVSKQG from the coding sequence ATGACGCAAGTCTTTGATCGAGAAGGAAACGTTGTACCAGTAACGGTTATTGATATGGCTTGCTGGTACATTACCCAGTTTAAAACGATTGAAAAAGATGGTTATGCTGCAGTTCAAATTGGATTGCTTAAAGAAAAGCATCAAGCAAAATCATTCTCATCAGATTGGTTAAAAAATAAGAAACAGTATTTTTCTTGCTTTAAAGAAGTTGCGTTACAACAACCGAACAGTGAATTCTTTGTCGGTCAGGAAGTAACGTTTAAAGATGCTGCATTTGAAGAGGGTGTTGAAGTTGCAGTCATGGGCATGTCCAAAGGGTTAGGCTTTCAGGGTGTGACCAAGCGATGGAACTTTGGTCGCGGTCCTTCTACTCACGGTTCGATGTTTCATCGTCGACCAGGTTCGATTGGTAACTTGTGTAAAGAAGGTGAAGTTCAAAAAGGTAAGAAGTTGCCTGGCCATAAAGGTTTCAGACAAGTTACTGTCCGTGGTTTGAAGGTAGTAAAAGCAGACCAAAATGCTCGTTGTTTATTTGTAAAAGGCGCTGTTCCGGGCAAAAAAGATTCCGTGATAGTGGTTAGCAAACAAGGATAA
- the rpsG gene encoding 30S ribosomal protein S7 translates to MPRRKTKVLKREIGVDPRFQSQLVQKFINVVMQCGKKNIARAIVYEAFDVMVAKLSGDQSKVFALFEKAIGQVKPFVEVKSRRVGGGVYQIPVEVRVNRATTLAFRWIIDAASKRSDKTMGKRLAHELLDAIDGHGNAVKKRTDVHRMAEANRAFSHYAW, encoded by the coding sequence ATGCCTAGACGTAAAACAAAAGTTTTAAAGAGAGAAATTGGTGTTGACCCACGTTTTCAATCTCAATTAGTTCAAAAATTTATTAACGTTGTTATGCAATGTGGTAAAAAGAATATTGCTCGCGCCATTGTTTATGAAGCATTCGATGTTATGGTAGCAAAATTGAGCGGTGATCAAAGCAAAGTTTTTGCTTTGTTTGAAAAAGCAATCGGTCAAGTTAAGCCTTTCGTTGAAGTTAAGTCTCGTCGTGTTGGTGGCGGTGTTTACCAAATACCTGTTGAAGTTCGCGTAAATCGTGCGACAACTTTAGCGTTCCGTTGGATAATTGATGCTGCTTCAAAGCGCTCAGATAAAACAATGGGCAAGCGTCTTGCGCATGAATTGCTTGATGCTATCGATGGCCATGGTAATGCGGTGAAGAAGAGAACTGACGTACATAGAATGGCTGAAGCAAATAGAGCATTCTCGCATTATGCTTGGTAA
- the rplD gene encoding 50S ribosomal protein L4, producing the protein MTTKIPVYDAAGKASEVIDLELGFEKKDLSEKTYSQAVRSLLQNWRQGTVGCKTRGEVAFSNRKPWKQKGTGRARAGSLRSPLWRKGGIIFGPQPRTRVLDINKKQRKFVFNNILFSALENKTINCLDYNNLQQPSTKKAYEALRNMDLATKKVILFLPFGDLVSHASFRNIPNVHILYFDQPNAYDLTDGDSWVFLKKDIDLFKEMILQWN; encoded by the coding sequence ATGACAACAAAGATACCTGTTTATGATGCAGCAGGGAAAGCATCTGAAGTAATCGATTTAGAATTAGGCTTTGAGAAGAAAGATTTAAGTGAAAAAACTTATTCTCAAGCGGTTAGATCATTGCTTCAAAATTGGAGACAAGGTACTGTTGGTTGTAAAACCCGCGGTGAAGTAGCTTTTTCCAATCGTAAACCATGGAAGCAAAAAGGTACTGGTAGAGCACGTGCCGGTAGTTTAAGATCTCCTTTGTGGAGAAAAGGTGGTATCATTTTTGGACCACAACCACGAACGAGAGTTTTAGATATAAATAAAAAACAAAGAAAATTTGTATTTAATAATATTTTGTTTTCTGCATTAGAAAATAAAACTATTAATTGTTTGGATTATAATAATCTGCAACAACCAAGTACCAAAAAAGCTTATGAAGCGTTGCGCAATATGGACTTAGCAACAAAGAAAGTCATATTGTTTCTTCCTTTTGGTGATCTTGTTTCGCATGCATCGTTTAGAAATATTCCAAATGTGCATATTCTTTATTTTGATCAGCCGAATGCTTATGATTTGACTGATGGTGATAGTTGGGTTTTTTTGAAAAAAGATATAGATCTCTTTAAAGAAATGATTTTACAATGGAATTAA
- the rplX gene encoding 50S ribosomal protein L24: protein MLSRVKKNDTVVVLSGKDKGRQGLVIAVDQKNDLVLVKDVGVVTKHLKAKKAGEKSRIVREEKAIPLCKIMPICPSCKKACRVQVKFLNEGNKKARTCHRCKEAF, encoded by the coding sequence ATGTTAAGTAGAGTTAAAAAAAATGATACAGTCGTTGTCTTGTCTGGGAAAGATAAAGGCAGACAGGGGCTTGTTATAGCAGTTGATCAGAAGAATGATCTTGTTCTTGTGAAAGATGTTGGTGTCGTTACCAAGCATTTGAAAGCAAAAAAAGCTGGAGAAAAGAGCAGGATTGTAAGAGAAGAAAAAGCTATTCCATTGTGCAAAATTATGCCAATTTGCCCTTCATGTAAAAAGGCTTGCCGAGTTCAGGTTAAGTTTTTGAATGAAGGTAACAAAAAGGCGCGAACATGTCATCGTTGCAAAGAAGCGTTTTAG
- the fusA gene encoding elongation factor G, with the protein MSKNLDKFRNIGIMAHIDAGKTTVTERILFFTGVSHKIGEVHEGAAVMDWMEQERERGITITSAATTCFWQDHQINIIDTPGHVDFTIEVERSLRVLDGAVGVFCGVGGVQPQSETVWRQADRYKVPRIAFVNKLDRTGADYFAVVQEIDERLHGNPLAMQIPVGHSEDFAAVIDVLTKKMATFDEKGVVTWEEVPVEYQEELAKRYEAIVERACDFDDVLAEKYLDGEAYTLVEVKKALRKGVLAQEVTPVFCGSAFKNKGVQQLLDAVVDYLPSPLDVPAIEGVNPETEQAEKRYPNETDPLCCLAFKIMVDPFVGSLTFARIYSGTLDTGSYVYNVGKGKRERVSRIMKMHANKREDMKTASAGDIVAIIGVKDVITGDTLTDEKFPVLLESINCPEPVIGVAIEPKGKGDYEKMVIALRKLMQEDPSFRFTYNEETGQTIIEGMGELHLEIIVDRLKREHKIESNVGKAEIAYKETIQSSVEVEGKFIRQSGGHGQYGHVWLRVAPLERGTGIKFTNEIVGGSIPREFIPGIEKGIKEATATGVLAGYPVVDVQATVYDGSYHDVDSSELAFKIAASMAFRDGMSKASPVILEPIMKVEVVAPDENLGDVMGDLNSRRGRILGMDSRKGMQVISAEVPLGEMFGYATAVRSLTQGRATYSMQFEVYREVPKSVQEEIVGKNNGTKK; encoded by the coding sequence ATGAGCAAAAATTTAGATAAATTTAGAAATATAGGCATCATGGCTCATATTGACGCTGGTAAGACCACCGTTACTGAGCGCATTTTGTTCTTCACCGGTGTTTCTCATAAAATTGGTGAGGTTCATGAAGGTGCAGCAGTTATGGACTGGATGGAACAAGAGCGTGAGCGCGGGATTACTATTACGTCTGCTGCGACGACATGTTTTTGGCAAGATCATCAAATTAACATTATTGATACACCTGGTCACGTAGATTTTACCATTGAAGTAGAGCGTTCGTTACGAGTGCTTGATGGTGCCGTAGGTGTTTTTTGTGGCGTTGGTGGTGTTCAACCTCAATCTGAAACGGTATGGCGACAAGCTGATCGTTACAAAGTGCCTCGTATTGCTTTTGTTAATAAGCTTGATAGAACAGGTGCTGATTATTTTGCAGTTGTTCAAGAAATTGATGAAAGATTGCATGGCAATCCTTTGGCGATGCAAATTCCGGTTGGGCATTCCGAAGATTTTGCCGCGGTTATTGATGTTTTGACCAAGAAAATGGCAACCTTTGATGAAAAAGGTGTTGTTACTTGGGAAGAGGTTCCTGTTGAGTATCAAGAAGAGCTTGCTAAGCGTTATGAAGCTATTGTTGAAAGAGCGTGCGATTTTGACGATGTTTTGGCTGAAAAATATCTTGATGGTGAAGCATATACTTTAGTGGAAGTCAAAAAGGCTTTGCGTAAGGGTGTTTTGGCTCAAGAAGTAACGCCTGTTTTTTGTGGTAGTGCTTTTAAAAATAAAGGTGTTCAGCAATTGCTTGATGCAGTTGTTGATTATCTGCCATCACCACTAGACGTTCCGGCAATTGAGGGAGTAAATCCTGAAACCGAACAAGCTGAAAAGCGTTATCCAAATGAAACAGATCCATTGTGTTGTTTAGCATTTAAGATCATGGTTGATCCATTTGTTGGTTCATTAACGTTTGCTCGTATTTATTCGGGTACGCTTGATACTGGTTCATACGTTTATAACGTTGGCAAGGGCAAGCGTGAACGTGTTAGTCGTATTATGAAAATGCATGCCAATAAGCGTGAAGACATGAAGACAGCTTCTGCTGGCGACATCGTTGCTATTATTGGTGTTAAAGACGTTATCACGGGTGATACGCTTACTGATGAGAAGTTCCCTGTGTTGCTGGAAAGTATTAATTGTCCTGAGCCGGTTATTGGTGTTGCTATTGAACCAAAAGGTAAGGGCGATTATGAAAAAATGGTTATTGCTTTGCGTAAGCTTATGCAAGAAGATCCTTCCTTTAGATTTACCTACAATGAAGAGACGGGACAAACCATTATTGAAGGAATGGGTGAGCTTCATCTTGAAATTATCGTTGATCGTTTAAAGCGTGAGCATAAAATTGAATCAAACGTTGGTAAAGCTGAAATTGCTTATAAAGAAACGATACAATCGTCAGTTGAAGTTGAAGGTAAGTTTATTCGTCAATCAGGCGGTCATGGTCAATATGGACATGTTTGGTTGCGTGTTGCGCCTCTTGAGCGCGGTACTGGTATTAAATTTACCAATGAAATCGTTGGGGGTTCTATTCCAAGAGAATTTATACCTGGTATCGAAAAAGGTATAAAAGAAGCTACTGCAACTGGTGTTTTGGCTGGGTATCCAGTTGTTGACGTTCAAGCGACTGTTTATGATGGTTCGTATCACGACGTTGACTCATCTGAGCTTGCATTTAAAATAGCTGCTTCTATGGCATTCCGTGATGGTATGTCCAAGGCGTCGCCAGTTATTTTAGAGCCTATTATGAAAGTTGAAGTAGTGGCGCCTGATGAAAATTTGGGTGACGTTATGGGAGACTTGAATTCAAGGCGTGGAAGAATTTTGGGAATGGATTCAAGAAAAGGCATGCAGGTTATATCAGCAGAAGTTCCACTTGGGGAAATGTTTGGTTACGCTACAGCGGTGCGTTCGCTGACTCAGGGTAGGGCAACTTATTCAATGCAATTTGAAGTTTATCGAGAAGTCCCTAAGAGTGTTCAAGAAGAAATTGTCGGAAAAAATAACGGTACAAAAAAATAG
- the tuf gene encoding elongation factor Tu yields MAKGVFDRTKEHCNVGTIGHVDHGKTTLTAAITKVLSEQGKASFKAFDQIDKAPEERERGITISVAHVEYESDKRHYAHVDCPGHADYIKNFITGAAQMDGAILVVSAADGPMPQTREHILLSHQVGVPSIVVFLNKVDMVDDPDMVELVEEEVRELLSKYGYPGATTPIIRGSALKALNGDKSELGGPAILKLIDTLDSYIPMPKRDADKPFLMPIEDVFSISGRGTVVTGRAECGIVKVGEDVEIVGLRPTQKSTVTGIEMFNKELKEALPGDNAGLLLRGIKKEDVERGQVICKPGSIKPHKKFKAQIVILSKEEGGRHSPFFNGYRPQFYFRTTDVTGNVTLPAGREMVMPGDNVELTVDLVSPIAMSKELKFAVREGGRTIGAGVISEIIE; encoded by the coding sequence ATGGCAAAAGGTGTATTTGATAGAACAAAAGAACACTGTAACGTTGGAACGATTGGTCACGTTGATCATGGTAAAACAACTTTAACAGCTGCTATTACTAAAGTTTTGTCTGAGCAAGGCAAAGCATCTTTTAAAGCGTTTGATCAAATTGATAAAGCGCCAGAAGAACGTGAACGTGGTATTACTATTTCCGTAGCTCACGTAGAATACGAATCAGATAAGAGACATTATGCTCACGTTGACTGTCCAGGTCACGCTGACTATATTAAAAACTTTATTACCGGTGCTGCTCAAATGGATGGTGCAATTTTGGTTGTATCAGCTGCAGACGGTCCAATGCCTCAAACCAGAGAACACATTCTTTTGTCACATCAAGTCGGTGTTCCTAGTATTGTAGTATTTTTGAATAAAGTTGATATGGTTGACGATCCTGACATGGTTGAACTTGTTGAGGAAGAAGTTCGCGAATTGCTCAGTAAATATGGTTATCCAGGAGCAACCACTCCAATTATTCGTGGATCAGCACTTAAGGCTTTGAATGGTGATAAGAGCGAACTTGGTGGGCCAGCAATTCTTAAGCTTATCGATACGCTTGATTCATACATTCCTATGCCAAAGCGTGATGCAGATAAGCCGTTCTTAATGCCAATTGAAGACGTGTTCTCAATTTCAGGTCGAGGTACCGTGGTAACTGGCCGTGCTGAATGTGGTATTGTTAAAGTCGGTGAAGATGTTGAAATTGTTGGTTTGCGTCCAACTCAAAAATCAACCGTTACTGGTATCGAAATGTTTAACAAAGAATTAAAAGAAGCTTTGCCTGGCGATAACGCAGGATTGTTGCTTCGTGGTATCAAAAAAGAAGACGTTGAACGTGGACAAGTTATTTGTAAGCCAGGTTCAATCAAGCCTCACAAGAAGTTCAAAGCACAAATCGTTATTCTTTCTAAAGAAGAAGGTGGTCGTCATAGTCCCTTCTTTAATGGTTACCGTCCACAATTCTATTTCAGAACAACTGACGTAACGGGTAATGTAACGTTGCCAGCTGGTCGTGAAATGGTTATGCCTGGTGATAACGTTGAACTTACTGTTGATTTGGTAAGTCCAATTGCTATGAGCAAGGAATTGAAGTTCGCTGTTCGTGAAGGCGGCAGAACTATCGGTGCTGGTGTTATAAGTGAAATTATTGAGTAA
- the rpmC gene encoding 50S ribosomal protein L29, producing MNKAEIKNLDEVSLRKEIDGWKKELLNLKLNKMSGQIKDFTQFKKLRANVARALSHLNHVKKNK from the coding sequence ATGAACAAAGCAGAAATTAAAAATTTAGACGAAGTTTCTTTGCGAAAAGAAATAGATGGATGGAAAAAAGAACTGCTTAATTTGAAGCTCAATAAAATGTCTGGTCAGATTAAGGATTTTACGCAGTTTAAAAAATTGCGTGCTAACGTCGCAAGAGCTTTATCTCATCTGAATCATGTGAAAAAAAATAAATAA
- the rplV gene encoding 50S ribosomal protein L22, with product MLSRAKSKYVRISPYKLRPIVDVIRGSQVGKALAWLKASETKRTKPITKVLEAAFANVRNLHVEEADMNTLYIKEVRVDQGPVIKYFKPGAQGRANIQRKRMSHIEIILDKKK from the coding sequence ATGCTATCCAGAGCAAAAAGTAAGTATGTTCGAATTTCTCCTTATAAATTACGTCCTATTGTGGATGTCATACGGGGATCTCAAGTAGGTAAGGCTCTCGCTTGGCTTAAAGCTTCTGAAACTAAACGTACTAAACCGATTACGAAGGTACTTGAAGCTGCTTTTGCGAATGTCAGAAATCTTCATGTTGAAGAAGCTGATATGAATACGTTGTACATAAAAGAAGTTCGTGTTGATCAGGGTCCTGTTATTAAATATTTTAAACCAGGAGCTCAAGGTCGTGCAAATATTCAACGTAAGCGCATGAGTCATATTGAAATAATATTGGATAAGAAAAAATAA
- the rplP gene encoding 50S ribosomal protein L16, which produces MLMPKKTKYRKVQRGRLTGLTKGAKSVQFGDYGLMAVEPSWVTARQIEAVRVTVNRKLKKVGNIFLRIFPDKPISKKPAETRMGKGKGNPEFWVSCVKRGRVILEIAGDFDAVEAKEILKAASYKLPMKTKMVTK; this is translated from the coding sequence ATGTTAATGCCGAAAAAAACCAAATATAGAAAAGTTCAGAGAGGTCGCCTGACGGGTCTTACCAAGGGTGCTAAATCTGTACAATTTGGTGATTATGGACTTATGGCAGTTGAGCCTTCATGGGTAACAGCACGTCAGATTGAAGCAGTGCGTGTGACGGTTAATAGAAAGCTTAAGAAAGTTGGAAATATCTTTTTGAGAATATTTCCTGATAAGCCTATTTCTAAGAAACCAGCTGAAACTCGTATGGGTAAGGGTAAAGGAAATCCTGAGTTTTGGGTTTCTTGTGTTAAGCGAGGTCGTGTGATCTTGGAAATTGCTGGGGATTTTGATGCGGTTGAAGCCAAAGAAATTTTGAAGGCAGCTTCCTACAAACTTCCTATGAAAACGAAAATGGTAACGAAATAG
- the rplN gene encoding 50S ribosomal protein L14, producing MVQKETALEIADNSGAKRAKVIHIAGSTRKRYARVGDIVKAAIKRAMPGGTVKKSDVVDAVIVRTRKEFRRADGSYIRFDDNAAVIIDKDKKPVGTRIFGPVARELRSAGFSKIVSLAPEVL from the coding sequence ATGGTGCAAAAAGAAACGGCACTTGAAATAGCCGATAATTCAGGGGCAAAAAGAGCAAAAGTTATTCACATAGCGGGCAGTACTAGAAAGCGATATGCGCGTGTTGGTGATATAGTTAAAGCAGCAATCAAACGAGCAATGCCAGGTGGTACGGTAAAGAAGAGTGACGTTGTTGATGCTGTTATTGTTCGAACGAGAAAAGAATTCCGTCGTGCGGATGGTAGCTATATTCGATTCGACGATAATGCTGCGGTTATTATTGATAAAGATAAAAAACCTGTTGGGACTCGTATTTTTGGTCCTGTAGCTCGCGAATTGCGTAGTGCTGGATTTAGCAAAATAGTTTCGCTTGCTCCAGAGGTTTTATAA
- the rpsQ gene encoding 30S ribosomal protein S17: MAEKKQQTLKQQASSQSKVLVGEVVSDKMDKTVVVKISRTLKHPVFGKVIQQIKKYKAHDQENSAGIGDVVEIVECRPLSKTKHMVLNRIVAKRA, encoded by the coding sequence ATGGCGGAAAAAAAACAACAAACTTTGAAACAGCAGGCTTCTTCTCAAAGCAAAGTCCTTGTGGGTGAAGTTGTTTCCGATAAAATGGACAAGACTGTTGTTGTAAAAATTTCTAGAACGTTGAAGCATCCTGTTTTTGGCAAAGTTATTCAGCAAATCAAAAAATATAAAGCGCATGACCAAGAGAATTCTGCTGGTATTGGTGACGTAGTTGAAATTGTTGAGTGTCGACCATTGTCTAAGACAAAACATATGGTATTAAATCGAATTGTTGCGAAGCGCGCATAA
- the rplB gene encoding 50S ribosomal protein L2 produces MAIVTRRPRNASLRQQQFIVDKELSKKDPEKSLLAPLRKTGGRNAYGRITCRHQGGGAKRTYRIVDFKREQRDVPGIVKAFEYDPNRNVSIALIYYKNGAKAYILKPENLKVGMEILAGEKAEAKVGNCLAIRNIPLGFFIHNVELYPGRGGVFARSAGCSVQIVAKENEKAVLKMPSGELRTVGLDNYATVGMLSNAEYRNMVLGKAGRTRHLGVRPTVRGMAMNPVDHPHGGGEGRSKSGSHPTTPWGKSCKGVRTRKRKSTAILKRRKK; encoded by the coding sequence ATGGCTATAGTAACAAGAAGACCTAGAAACGCTTCATTACGTCAGCAGCAATTTATTGTAGATAAAGAATTATCAAAAAAAGATCCGGAAAAGAGCTTACTTGCGCCGTTACGTAAAACTGGCGGTAGAAATGCTTATGGTCGTATTACTTGTAGACATCAAGGCGGTGGGGCCAAGCGTACATATCGTATTGTTGATTTTAAGCGTGAGCAACGCGATGTTCCTGGAATTGTTAAAGCATTTGAATATGATCCAAATAGAAACGTTTCTATTGCTTTAATTTATTATAAAAATGGTGCCAAAGCTTATATTTTGAAACCAGAAAATTTAAAAGTTGGCATGGAAATTTTGGCTGGTGAAAAAGCAGAAGCAAAAGTAGGAAATTGTTTAGCAATCAGAAACATTCCTCTTGGTTTCTTTATTCACAATGTTGAATTGTATCCTGGTCGTGGTGGAGTATTTGCCCGCAGTGCCGGCTGTTCTGTGCAAATCGTTGCTAAAGAAAATGAAAAGGCTGTTTTGAAAATGCCATCGGGAGAATTGCGTACCGTTGGGTTAGATAATTATGCAACAGTTGGTATGTTATCTAATGCCGAATATAGAAACATGGTCTTAGGAAAAGCTGGCCGAACAAGACATCTTGGGGTTCGTCCAACTGTTCGCGGTATGGCCATGAATCCGGTCGATCATCCACACGGTGGCGGTGAAGGTCGTTCTAAATCTGGTTCTCATCCAACTACTCCATGGGGTAAGAGCTGTAAGGGTGTTAGAACGAGAAAGAGAAAGAGCACAGCTATTTTGAAACGAAGAAAAAAGTAA
- the rplE gene encoding 50S ribosomal protein L5, which yields MKSRLEELYKNQIRPEMKKELNFSNVMQVPCISKIVLNIGAKDAVSDGKVIAAIKSTLEKIAGQAVVTTQARKSIAGFKLREGMPIGTMVTLRKARMYHFLDKLINVVLPAVRDFQGTSIKLDGNGNYNLGIKDWMVFPEVDYDKVDKNRGLNITIQTTAKKDEEAFLLLKKFNMPFRKR from the coding sequence ATGAAATCACGTTTAGAAGAGCTCTATAAAAACCAGATTCGCCCGGAAATGAAGAAAGAGTTGAATTTCAGCAATGTTATGCAAGTGCCTTGTATTTCAAAGATTGTCTTGAATATAGGAGCTAAAGATGCTGTTAGTGATGGCAAGGTAATTGCCGCAATTAAGAGCACTCTTGAAAAAATTGCAGGACAAGCTGTAGTGACAACTCAAGCAAGAAAATCCATTGCAGGATTTAAATTGCGTGAGGGAATGCCTATCGGAACAATGGTGACTTTGCGAAAAGCAAGAATGTATCATTTTTTGGATAAGCTGATCAACGTTGTTTTGCCAGCGGTAAGAGATTTCCAAGGAACATCAATTAAATTAGATGGTAATGGAAATTATAATCTTGGTATCAAGGATTGGATGGTATTTCCTGAGGTTGATTACGATAAAGTCGATAAGAACCGCGGTCTGAATATTACTATTCAAACTACTGCTAAAAAAGATGAAGAAGCATTTTTGTTGTTGAAAAAATTTAATATGCCATTTCGCAAGCGTTAG
- a CDS encoding 30S ribosomal protein S12: protein MPTINQLVRSKRKNVKEKTKSPALNACPQRRGVCVRVYTQTPKKPNSALRKVARVKLTTGKEITAYIPGEGHNLQEHSVVLVRGGRVKDLPGVRYHIVRGTLDAAGVDGRKQSRSLYGAKRKKGAANA, encoded by the coding sequence ATGCCTACGATAAACCAGCTTGTTCGATCTAAGCGAAAAAATGTGAAAGAAAAGACGAAGTCGCCAGCGTTAAACGCTTGTCCTCAGCGACGTGGTGTTTGTGTTCGTGTGTACACGCAAACGCCTAAAAAACCTAACTCTGCATTGAGAAAAGTTGCTCGTGTTAAGTTAACGACTGGAAAAGAAATAACTGCTTATATTCCAGGTGAAGGTCACAACTTGCAAGAGCACTCTGTTGTTCTGGTTCGCGGGGGAAGAGTAAAAGACTTGCCTGGTGTTCGTTATCACATCGTCAGAGGAACGCTTGATGCGGCAGGTGTAGATGGACGTAAGCAAAGTCGTTCACTTTATGGTGCTAAACGTAAGAAGGGTGCTGCTAATGCCTAG
- the rplW gene encoding 50S ribosomal protein L23 — translation MELSHYDIIKRPVITDKSIEVFKKFGQLTFEVNKAANKITVRRAVEKIWNVEVDSVRIKNSTGKNKVFARRSFSSPGKRRLSSNLKKVSR, via the coding sequence ATGGAATTAAGTCATTACGATATTATTAAGCGGCCTGTTATTACTGACAAAAGCATAGAAGTGTTCAAAAAATTTGGACAATTGACTTTTGAAGTTAACAAAGCTGCTAATAAAATAACGGTTCGTCGAGCCGTAGAAAAAATTTGGAATGTTGAAGTTGATTCTGTGCGAATTAAAAACTCCACAGGGAAAAACAAAGTGTTTGCACGTCGTTCATTTTCTAGTCCGGGTAAAAGACGGCTATCATCAAACTTAAAAAAGGTTTCAAGATAG
- the rpsS gene encoding 30S ribosomal protein S19 produces MTRSICKGPYVDSTLVEKVEKAKSSGKREVIKTWKRASMITPDFVGLTFAVHDGRKFISVYVTENMVGHALGEFAPTRTFRMHSGQRKTAGKEDK; encoded by the coding sequence ATGACACGGTCAATTTGTAAAGGCCCTTACGTCGATTCTACTTTAGTAGAAAAGGTAGAAAAGGCAAAGTCTTCTGGAAAACGGGAAGTTATAAAAACCTGGAAGCGCGCAAGTATGATAACTCCTGATTTTGTTGGGTTAACGTTTGCTGTGCATGATGGAAGAAAGTTCATTTCTGTTTATGTAACAGAAAATATGGTGGGACATGCCTTGGGAGAATTTGCTCCAACGAGGACGTTCCGTATGCATAGTGGACAGCGTAAAACGGCAGGAAAAGAAGATAAATAA